In Neovison vison isolate M4711 chromosome 11, ASM_NN_V1, whole genome shotgun sequence, one genomic interval encodes:
- the CXCL8 gene encoding interleukin-8: protein MTSKLAVALLAVFLLSAVLCEAAVLSRVSSELRCQCIKTHSTPFHPKYIKELRVIDSGPHCENSEIIVKLVNGKEVCLDPKEDWVQRIVQIFLKKAEKQAS from the exons ATGACTTCCAAGCTGGCTGTTGCTCTCTTGGCAGTTTTCCTGCTTTCTGCAGTTCTGTGTGAAG CTGCAGTTCTGTCAAGAGTGAGTTCAGAACTCCGATGCCAGTGCATTAAAACCCACTCCACGCCTTTCCATCCCAAATATATCAAAGAACTGAGAGTGATTGACAGTGGCCCACATTGTGAAAACTCAGAAATCAT TGTAAAGCTTGTCAATGGAAAAGAGGTGTGCCTGGACCCCAAGGAAGACTGGGTACAGAGAATTGTACAGATATTTTTGAAGAA ggctGAGAAACAGGCATcgtga